The Candidatus Nitrosymbiomonas proteolyticus genome has a segment encoding these proteins:
- a CDS encoding phage baseplate protein: protein MAERVKDFLGAGWKFPPRLDSRGRIELVRQEQDVEEAIKIILLTRKGERPMRPEFGSDLHRLVFDPNDATSAGMAKRFVMEALARWEPRIEVTDVEAWADVADPGRLILSIHYQFLSTNSIRNLVFPYYVIPGEE from the coding sequence ATGGCGGAACGAGTTAAGGACTTTCTTGGAGCAGGTTGGAAGTTCCCGCCCCGGCTGGACTCCCGAGGCCGCATCGAGTTGGTGCGCCAAGAGCAGGACGTCGAAGAGGCGATCAAGATCATCCTCCTGACGCGCAAGGGGGAGAGGCCGATGCGCCCCGAGTTCGGCTCGGACCTGCACAGGCTCGTATTCGACCCGAACGACGCCACCTCTGCCGGGATGGCAAAGAGATTCGTCATGGAAGCCCTCGCTCGATGGGAGCCCCGAATCGAAGTCACCGACGTCGAGGCTTGGGCCGATGTGGCCGACCCCGGCCGCTTGATCCTTTCGATCCACTACCAATTCCTTTCGACCAATTCGATCCGCAACCTCGTGTTCCCGTACTATGTGATCCCAGGAGAGGAGTGA
- a CDS encoding baseplate assembly protein, with product MSLPSPNLDDRKFQDLVDDAKRQIGLRCPDWTDHNVSDPGVTLIELFASMVEQALFRLNQVPEKNFIRFLEMIGINLEMPEPARTDLLFRLTRPVEDRQGEEAYEIVLPARDTVAATVRTETEEAIEFSTDAELRMVRPKLAHVFAIPGTDDGLAQDDRVAGTRDLNREKGRLPDSESFKVFSEVPRQGDCLYLGFEADVSGNLIGIEATCLTAAATGLRESYPAQVWEVWNGASGEWDRLKCLDDSTFGFNRSGSVELLMPRNLVDREVGDRKAFWVRCRYTVSPDDLPPRGVDGRGPDPYQKSPEVTQVLARSLGGSTPASQCVTVYNEILGVSDGAPGQEFQMRYAPVLNFGPEDTLLVGPMGDTPDDVSQCVRWTRVEDFSESERTDAHFVCDNRTGLVQLGPAIPQPDGSVRQYGSVPDKGMTIRLSSFRIGGGSRGNVREDKIRVLKTNYPYVASVTNPQAASGGRDLESLDRAKLRALEVIKVRNRAVTAEDFEYLAQKGCAGVGRAKCVQPLTHPPASDSAPVPGTVRLLIVPSINSQIVVPSPADLAVPQRTVDEVYDYLNQRRLLTTALEVGEPDYVFISTEIKLVADPKVDPELLAKRVREALSRYVHPLYGGPNGDGWPFRRTLTLADLYAQVGEIRGVAFLLDAKILTSRLADKEQGVFTSEELASNAEGVRFLEHELPATRDHRIRIVPMASVGAGDELAEAEA from the coding sequence ATGTCTCTGCCCAGTCCCAACCTCGATGACCGCAAGTTCCAAGACCTTGTCGACGACGCGAAGCGGCAGATCGGTCTTCGGTGTCCGGACTGGACGGATCACAACGTTTCCGACCCCGGGGTCACGCTTATCGAACTGTTCGCTTCGATGGTCGAGCAAGCTCTGTTTCGCCTCAACCAGGTCCCGGAAAAGAACTTCATTCGATTCCTCGAGATGATCGGGATCAACTTGGAGATGCCCGAACCGGCCCGGACCGACTTGCTGTTTCGCCTAACTCGGCCCGTCGAGGACCGTCAAGGCGAGGAGGCCTACGAGATCGTGCTTCCAGCCCGTGATACCGTCGCCGCGACCGTGCGTACGGAGACCGAAGAGGCGATCGAGTTCTCGACCGACGCCGAGCTCCGCATGGTACGGCCGAAGCTGGCCCACGTCTTTGCGATTCCCGGGACCGACGACGGACTGGCGCAGGACGACCGGGTCGCAGGAACGCGCGACTTGAACCGCGAAAAGGGTCGGCTCCCCGATTCGGAGTCCTTCAAGGTCTTCAGCGAAGTCCCGCGCCAGGGCGACTGCCTGTACCTTGGGTTCGAGGCCGACGTCTCGGGCAATCTGATCGGAATCGAAGCGACCTGTCTGACCGCCGCCGCAACTGGACTCCGCGAGTCGTATCCGGCGCAGGTTTGGGAGGTCTGGAACGGCGCATCGGGTGAGTGGGACCGCTTGAAATGCCTCGACGACTCCACGTTTGGGTTCAACCGCTCCGGTTCGGTCGAGTTGCTGATGCCTCGAAACCTGGTGGATCGTGAGGTCGGCGACCGCAAGGCTTTCTGGGTCCGCTGCCGGTACACCGTTAGCCCCGACGACTTGCCTCCGCGAGGTGTCGACGGCCGGGGACCGGACCCTTACCAGAAATCGCCCGAAGTCACGCAGGTCTTGGCCAGATCGCTCGGAGGCTCGACGCCTGCCAGCCAGTGTGTGACGGTTTACAACGAAATCCTCGGCGTCAGCGACGGCGCTCCGGGTCAGGAGTTTCAGATGCGCTATGCGCCTGTGCTCAACTTCGGCCCCGAGGACACGCTCTTGGTGGGGCCGATGGGAGACACCCCCGACGACGTGAGCCAGTGCGTTCGATGGACTCGGGTTGAAGATTTCTCCGAGAGCGAAAGGACCGACGCGCACTTCGTGTGTGACAATCGAACCGGGCTGGTCCAACTCGGCCCAGCGATCCCCCAGCCCGACGGTTCCGTCCGACAGTACGGATCGGTGCCCGACAAGGGGATGACCATTCGTCTCTCGTCCTTCCGAATCGGAGGGGGATCGCGAGGGAACGTCAGAGAAGACAAGATTCGGGTTCTCAAGACGAACTACCCCTACGTCGCCAGCGTCACCAACCCTCAGGCCGCCAGCGGGGGCCGCGACTTGGAATCGCTCGACCGCGCCAAGCTTCGCGCCCTCGAGGTCATCAAGGTGAGGAACCGGGCGGTCACGGCAGAGGACTTCGAGTACCTGGCGCAAAAGGGCTGCGCAGGGGTCGGCCGGGCCAAGTGCGTCCAACCGCTTACGCACCCCCCAGCATCGGATTCGGCCCCCGTTCCCGGAACCGTGCGGTTGCTCATCGTTCCAAGCATCAACTCGCAGATCGTCGTGCCGAGTCCTGCGGACCTTGCCGTACCCCAGCGCACGGTTGACGAGGTTTACGACTACCTCAACCAGCGCCGGCTACTTACTACTGCGTTGGAGGTCGGCGAACCCGATTACGTCTTCATTTCGACGGAGATCAAGCTCGTTGCCGATCCGAAAGTCGACCCTGAGTTGCTCGCGAAGCGCGTTCGCGAAGCTCTTTCGAGGTACGTGCATCCGCTGTACGGCGGGCCCAACGGGGACGGGTGGCCGTTCCGAAGAACCTTGACGCTCGCCGATCTCTATGCCCAGGTGGGGGAGATTCGAGGCGTCGCGTTCCTTCTGGACGCGAAGATCCTCACTTCCCGGCTGGCGGACAAGGAGCAGGGCGTGTTTACCTCGGAAGAACTGGCGTCGAACGCTGAAGGCGTGAGGTTCCTCGAACACGAGCTTCCGGCCACGCGCGACCACAGGATTCGCATCGTGCCCATGGCTTCGGTCGGCGCGGGCGACGAACTCGCGGAGGCGGAGGCGTAA
- a CDS encoding type IV secretion protein Rhs gives MPNSEQTLLYVFAFKIDGADIPQEMMDNVLECLVDQSINIPDLCTVRIADERFEFLDSSLLAAGKRLEVSAGEQGGTMTKVFDGEIVGLEVDMSAHGTPCVVVRAYNKLHRLHRGRVRKTYVDVTLSDIAQQIASRNGLSAEVESTSPVHKWIIQNNQTDFEFLVQIAFESGHEFAVDGSKLLFKKAVPTSGPTIELSWGQTLADFRPRLTAVEQVKKVTVRGWDPTRKEAILGQATSTTTHPRVGLGKDGGTYAEQAFGGQKEFSVVTAPVTTQPEADTRAKSILDEINGSFIEASGLCDGRAEIKAGGYVKITNIGTRFSGEYYVTHATHVYTAGEGYTTRFTVTGKRPSSLVALLDSTSEERHAPLGGNVVIGIVTDVRDTEQDYGHVKVKFPWLHESENSHWMRLAAPMAGPERGMYFMPEVNDEVLVAFEHGDMRRGYIIGALWNGRDKPPRPISEVVKDGAVKKRIIKTTYGHILEFDDGSDPSGPFIHVTTKNSNQIKIDDKDNKIHAATQKGHCITIDDASDSITVKNSAGTAKVTIDCGGASMKFECTGDFVVDTKGQFKVDAAAGVQVKTPATMNLEATGTGTLKSTGPLTVQSSAILTVQGSLVKIN, from the coding sequence ATGCCCAACAGTGAACAAACCCTGCTCTACGTGTTCGCCTTCAAGATCGACGGCGCGGATATCCCTCAGGAAATGATGGACAACGTTCTCGAGTGCTTGGTCGATCAATCCATCAACATCCCCGACCTGTGCACCGTCCGCATCGCAGACGAGCGCTTCGAGTTCTTGGACAGCTCGTTGCTGGCTGCTGGAAAGAGGCTCGAGGTCTCGGCGGGCGAACAGGGCGGAACGATGACCAAGGTCTTCGATGGCGAGATCGTCGGCCTGGAAGTCGATATGTCGGCGCACGGAACGCCCTGCGTGGTGGTGCGCGCCTACAATAAGCTCCATAGGCTCCATAGAGGACGAGTTCGGAAGACCTACGTCGACGTGACCCTCAGCGATATCGCCCAGCAGATCGCAAGTCGAAACGGACTGTCCGCCGAGGTCGAGTCGACCAGCCCAGTCCATAAGTGGATCATTCAAAACAACCAAACGGATTTTGAGTTCTTGGTGCAGATCGCCTTCGAATCGGGCCACGAATTCGCCGTGGACGGATCGAAACTCCTTTTCAAGAAGGCTGTACCCACTTCGGGCCCGACCATCGAGTTGAGTTGGGGGCAAACCCTCGCCGACTTCCGGCCCAGGCTGACCGCCGTCGAACAAGTCAAGAAAGTGACGGTGAGAGGGTGGGACCCCACGCGCAAAGAGGCCATTCTGGGGCAGGCTACGTCGACGACCACCCATCCCCGTGTGGGTCTGGGAAAGGACGGCGGCACGTACGCAGAACAGGCGTTCGGCGGGCAAAAGGAGTTCAGCGTGGTTACGGCCCCGGTGACGACGCAGCCCGAAGCCGACACGCGGGCCAAGTCGATCCTCGACGAGATTAACGGCTCATTCATCGAGGCGTCCGGACTTTGCGACGGCCGCGCCGAGATCAAGGCCGGGGGCTACGTGAAGATCACGAACATCGGCACGAGGTTTTCAGGCGAATACTACGTGACCCACGCTACCCATGTCTACACGGCGGGCGAGGGGTATACGACGAGGTTTACCGTCACCGGCAAGAGACCCTCTTCGCTGGTCGCGCTGCTCGACTCCACTTCCGAGGAGCGCCATGCTCCACTGGGCGGCAATGTGGTGATCGGCATCGTAACCGACGTTCGAGACACCGAACAAGACTATGGGCATGTCAAGGTGAAGTTCCCGTGGCTACACGAATCCGAAAACAGCCACTGGATGAGGCTCGCCGCGCCCATGGCCGGGCCGGAACGCGGGATGTACTTCATGCCCGAAGTCAACGACGAAGTCTTGGTGGCCTTTGAGCATGGCGACATGCGCCGAGGGTACATCATCGGAGCACTTTGGAACGGCAGGGACAAACCGCCCCGCCCGATCAGCGAAGTCGTCAAAGACGGCGCGGTCAAGAAGCGCATCATCAAGACTACCTATGGGCACATTCTGGAGTTCGATGACGGGAGCGACCCTTCCGGTCCCTTTATCCACGTCACGACGAAGAACAGCAACCAGATCAAAATCGACGACAAGGACAACAAGATTCACGCGGCGACCCAGAAGGGGCACTGCATCACGATCGACGATGCTTCGGACTCGATCACGGTCAAAAACTCCGCAGGTACCGCCAAGGTGACGATCGATTGCGGCGGCGCGAGCATGAAGTTCGAGTGTACGGGCGACTTCGTTGTCGATACGAAGGGGCAGTTCAAGGTCGATGCAGCCGCGGGCGTTCAAGTGAAGACTCCGGCAACGATGAACCTGGAGGCCACAGGGACGGGCACGCTCAAATCGACCGGGCCGCTCACGGTTCAATCGAGCGCGATTCTTACCGTGCAAGGCTCGCTAGTGAAGATCAACTAA
- a CDS encoding phage tail protein, protein MATVKGKPPSEPPSVGPPSGRMREMTSSLGHLDVEMTPDTFVKVLEPGGTSKPDTRLRPLWHRVGNEPVITIRLTSTDDRHRIVRLSLESEDHRWNPKWVKWRFIARRATELMGGDALDAQDVLTPDGAILNLLVAAGESREARVEIDAFLDGYTQTGDYLFDLVVEDLTDAEEGKPAPTTTVPGILKITHPPCRLLDELPSIYREAMYPDGHEEHPVEPVFFERYMLGFEDAFKVLRATLSNLDRLFGPFSTPPDLLVWLAVWVCMPLDENWPEMRRRRLIREAVELYRWRGTRYGLSRYLRIYTGVEPEINDVPFVGMRLGPDAKLGTDATILGDVPPHTFVVTLATPDPDSLDEKTIRDIIRWEKPAHTAYTLNIVRGASPQQ, encoded by the coding sequence ATGGCCACGGTGAAGGGAAAACCCCCCAGCGAGCCCCCCTCGGTGGGACCGCCCTCCGGAAGGATGCGCGAGATGACTTCGAGTCTGGGCCACCTCGATGTCGAGATGACGCCGGATACGTTCGTCAAAGTCCTCGAACCTGGCGGAACCTCGAAGCCCGATACAAGGCTCAGGCCGCTTTGGCACAGGGTCGGAAATGAGCCCGTCATAACCATCCGCCTGACTTCAACGGACGACCGCCACCGCATCGTGAGGCTTTCGTTGGAGTCGGAGGACCACCGATGGAACCCCAAGTGGGTGAAGTGGCGGTTTATCGCGCGCAGGGCGACCGAACTGATGGGCGGCGACGCGCTGGACGCCCAAGACGTGCTCACTCCGGATGGGGCGATTCTCAACCTCTTGGTCGCAGCCGGGGAAAGCCGGGAAGCCCGAGTCGAAATCGACGCCTTCTTGGATGGGTACACCCAGACCGGGGACTACCTGTTCGATCTGGTCGTCGAAGACCTGACCGACGCCGAGGAGGGTAAGCCCGCGCCAACGACGACGGTGCCCGGAATCCTCAAGATCACCCATCCCCCGTGCCGCCTCCTGGACGAACTGCCCTCCATCTATCGCGAGGCGATGTATCCCGATGGCCACGAGGAACATCCGGTCGAACCGGTGTTCTTCGAGCGGTACATGCTGGGATTCGAGGACGCGTTCAAGGTTCTTCGCGCCACCCTCAGTAACCTCGACAGACTCTTCGGGCCATTCTCAACTCCTCCAGATTTGCTCGTCTGGCTGGCCGTCTGGGTTTGTATGCCGCTCGACGAAAACTGGCCAGAAATGAGGCGAAGGCGACTGATCCGAGAAGCCGTGGAGCTTTATCGCTGGCGAGGAACCCGATACGGTCTCAGCCGCTACCTTCGAATCTATACTGGCGTGGAGCCTGAAATCAACGACGTACCGTTCGTGGGAATGAGGTTGGGCCCCGACGCGAAGCTGGGAACCGACGCCACCATCCTCGGCGACGTGCCGCCTCACACGTTCGTGGTCACCCTTGCGACCCCCGATCCTGACTCCCTCGACGAAAAGACCATTCGCGACATCATCCGGTGGGAGAAACCCGCCCACACCGCCTACACCCTCAACATCGTGCGCGGCGCATCGCCGCAGCAATAA
- a CDS encoding IPT/TIG domain protein, with protein sequence MIQLLHTEIDVVPGRRPQRQALPEGMVGLGTAVLRITNATERENAYTVRLRCENPYWQDSWFRINAMPPAVGEGASSKPDQQGPKDQWVKVYVSNGASRDVLLSFMAPQRSDSRAGVYEVSIVVETHVQEGQGAAKGDRITEIKGTVIIRPYYEWQIEFQPEDRKVKRFFRRSAAYEVIIHNKGNDWLYCDLKLPRPKDVLLENFSQRLAVPPPEPGKDSSRSVPIRARTKHKAFRGAPKVDELPLTFHRVDAPTVPPLPEEAIAGVSSAGLGAPVVSSETSEIQTPEYPPTLTYCPPIPATLTDFIQSLARNALAISMLFLGLVAMLHISYLMYTHWKFKLQSAAPLSMSLENGARLEYRGAMLSGARVNFYKNKDDKDSFHSDYLKPLVTKRGVYFVNTKDVSGLTDTAVFVEAERVAFIPYLNALMPRTKKLRIEFGNVIDPSKKPLVMSDRAVPGKPFTIQGTGFGSQPGKVMFGDQPADQIVSWSDTQIVAVVPAGVADQTNIVAINAKGEEVARATKAGGAPPKPPGPEPEPEPENVADAAPLPIPGYGSACRFDWASVAKEIDENQHFDMPAALALKAYALVETNQVTKARALLKDARTSAGLKTGEDTYKVLAEALESDAKIQQLGDKVVDYSVILSAETRLREFDAGTPSDLSDRHLVAADAGFKTAALFGRAVAFPALAYVDFAIRKNMKSNAREALKMLTDVPKGLTDQDEKLGMAGLRSRL encoded by the coding sequence TTGATCCAACTCCTCCACACGGAAATCGACGTCGTACCCGGCAGACGGCCTCAGCGTCAGGCGTTGCCCGAAGGCATGGTCGGGTTGGGGACGGCGGTCCTGCGTATCACCAACGCCACGGAACGGGAGAACGCCTACACCGTCCGGCTTCGGTGCGAGAACCCGTATTGGCAGGACAGTTGGTTCCGCATCAACGCGATGCCGCCCGCGGTTGGGGAGGGAGCTTCGAGCAAGCCTGACCAGCAAGGCCCCAAAGACCAATGGGTGAAGGTGTACGTTTCGAACGGCGCTTCGCGAGATGTGCTGCTTAGCTTCATGGCGCCGCAGCGGTCCGATTCCCGCGCGGGAGTCTATGAGGTCTCCATCGTCGTCGAAACCCACGTTCAGGAAGGGCAAGGGGCGGCCAAAGGCGATCGGATCACCGAAATCAAGGGCACGGTCATCATCCGGCCCTACTACGAATGGCAGATCGAGTTTCAGCCCGAGGATCGCAAAGTCAAGCGGTTCTTCCGAAGGTCTGCCGCCTACGAGGTGATCATTCACAACAAAGGCAACGATTGGCTGTACTGCGATTTGAAGCTCCCTCGACCCAAAGACGTGCTCCTGGAGAACTTCTCTCAGCGTTTGGCGGTCCCGCCGCCCGAGCCGGGCAAGGATTCGAGCCGATCGGTCCCGATCCGGGCACGGACGAAGCACAAAGCGTTTCGGGGAGCGCCGAAGGTCGACGAATTGCCGCTCACGTTCCATCGGGTCGATGCGCCTACGGTTCCGCCTTTGCCCGAAGAGGCGATTGCGGGGGTTTCGAGCGCCGGATTGGGCGCTCCGGTGGTGTCGTCGGAGACCAGCGAGATTCAAACCCCCGAGTACCCTCCGACGCTCACCTACTGCCCACCCATCCCGGCGACGCTCACCGACTTCATTCAGTCCTTGGCGCGCAACGCGCTCGCCATCTCGATGCTGTTCTTGGGACTCGTCGCAATGCTCCACATCAGCTATTTGATGTACACGCATTGGAAGTTCAAGCTACAGTCGGCCGCGCCCCTCAGCATGTCCCTCGAAAACGGAGCTCGGCTCGAATACCGCGGCGCGATGCTCAGTGGCGCAAGAGTGAACTTCTACAAGAACAAAGACGACAAGGACTCGTTCCACTCCGACTACCTCAAACCCCTCGTGACTAAGCGTGGAGTGTATTTCGTCAACACCAAGGACGTATCGGGACTCACTGATACGGCTGTCTTCGTCGAAGCCGAGCGTGTGGCGTTCATTCCGTATCTCAACGCGCTGATGCCCAGAACCAAGAAGCTCAGGATCGAGTTCGGTAACGTCATCGATCCCTCCAAAAAGCCTCTGGTGATGTCGGATCGAGCCGTGCCGGGCAAGCCGTTCACGATCCAGGGGACGGGTTTTGGCAGCCAACCCGGAAAAGTGATGTTCGGCGACCAGCCGGCCGATCAAATCGTCTCCTGGAGCGACACTCAAATCGTCGCCGTCGTCCCGGCAGGCGTGGCCGATCAGACGAACATCGTCGCGATCAACGCAAAGGGCGAGGAAGTGGCAAGGGCGACGAAAGCAGGTGGGGCGCCTCCTAAGCCACCCGGGCCTGAGCCTGAGCCTGAGCCCGAAAACGTCGCAGACGCCGCTCCGCTCCCGATCCCCGGATATGGCTCGGCTTGCCGGTTTGACTGGGCGTCGGTGGCAAAAGAGATCGACGAGAACCAGCATTTCGATATGCCGGCCGCCCTCGCTCTCAAAGCGTACGCCCTCGTCGAGACCAACCAGGTCACAAAGGCGCGCGCCCTGCTGAAAGATGCAAGAACCTCAGCGGGATTGAAGACAGGGGAGGACACATACAAGGTCCTGGCCGAGGCGCTGGAAAGCGATGCCAAGATTCAACAGCTTGGGGACAAAGTCGTCGATTACTCGGTCATCCTGTCGGCCGAGACTCGTCTGCGAGAATTCGATGCCGGAACGCCCTCCGACCTCAGCGATAGGCACCTCGTTGCAGCGGATGCTGGGTTCAAGACTGCGGCCTTGTTTGGAAGGGCCGTGGCATTCCCGGCCCTGGCCTACGTGGACTTTGCGATTCGGAAGAACATGAAGTCCAATGCTCGGGAAGCGCTCAAGATGCTCACCGATGTCCCCAAGGGACTCACCGATCAAGACGAGAAGCTGGGTATGGCGGGTCTCAGGTCCCGGCTCTGA
- a CDS encoding LysM domain/BON superfamily protein, protein MALTPATLTNVDTNEKLKCQFNPTEYTVQKSNSWQPRSVVGKNVPDVTFTGGGQRTMTVELFFDANEGNGNVMRDLRKLWKLTMIDESKKNQTTQRSRPPIVLFEWGSHWQFRAVITNMSVKYTLFKQDGTPVRAVANVTLAEARDASNQPAQNPTSHAKPGYKMREVRPKDTLALIAYEEYGDSTRWRVIAEANGIDDPDAVSAGQVLAIPPLT, encoded by the coding sequence ATGGCACTCACACCAGCAACACTGACCAACGTCGACACGAACGAAAAGCTCAAATGCCAGTTCAACCCGACTGAATACACGGTCCAAAAGTCGAACTCCTGGCAACCGAGGAGCGTCGTCGGCAAGAACGTCCCCGACGTGACCTTCACCGGGGGCGGGCAGCGCACGATGACGGTCGAACTCTTCTTTGACGCCAACGAAGGCAACGGCAACGTGATGCGCGACCTTCGGAAGCTCTGGAAGCTAACGATGATCGACGAATCGAAGAAGAACCAAACGACGCAGCGTTCGCGGCCCCCGATTGTGCTGTTCGAATGGGGCAGCCATTGGCAGTTCCGAGCCGTGATCACGAACATGTCGGTCAAGTACACGCTTTTCAAGCAGGATGGAACGCCCGTGCGGGCGGTCGCGAACGTCACGCTTGCCGAAGCCAGGGACGCTTCCAATCAACCTGCTCAGAACCCGACTTCGCACGCCAAGCCGGGCTACAAGATGAGGGAGGTTCGCCCGAAGGACACTCTCGCCCTGATCGCCTATGAAGAGTACGGCGACAGCACGCGATGGCGGGTCATCGCGGAAGCCAACGGCATCGACGATCCCGACGCGGTCTCAGCCGGCCAAGTCTTGGCGATCCCTCCGCTAACCTGA